The following are encoded in a window of uncultured Pseudomonas sp. genomic DNA:
- the rpoC gene encoding DNA-directed RNA polymerase subunit beta': protein MKDLLNLLKNQGQVEEFDAIRIALASPEMIRSWSFGEVKKPETINYRTFKPERDGLFCAKIFGPVKDYECLCGKYKRLKHRGVICEKCGVEVALAKVRRERMAHIELASPVAHIWFLKSLPSRIGLLMDMTLRDIERVLYFESYVVIDPGMTTLEKGQLLNDEQYFEALEEFGDDFDARMGAEAVRELLHAIDLEHEIGRLREEIPQTNSETKIKKLSKRLKLMEAFLGSGNLPEWMVLTVLPVLPPDLRPLVPLDGGRFATSDLNDLYRRVINRNNRLKRLLDLSAPDIIVRNEKRMLQEAVDALLDNGRRGRAITGSNKRPLKSLADMIKGKQGRFRQNLLGKRVDYSGRSVITVGPTLRLHQCGLPKKMALELFKPFIFGKLEMRGLATTIKAAKKMVERELPEVWDVLAEVIREHPVLLNRAPTLHRLGIQAFEPVLIEGKAIQLHPLVCAAYNADFDGDQMAVHVPLTLEAQLEARALMMSTNNILSPANGEPIIVPSQDVVLGLYYMTREAINAKGEGRVFADLQEVDRVFRGGEASLHARVKVRINEVIKDRDGSITKNTRIVDTTVGRALLFQIVPAGLSYDVVNHPMKKKAISKLINQCYRTVGLKDTVIFADQLMYTGFAYSTISGVSIGVNDFVIPDEKARIIDAATEEVKEIESQYASGLVTQGEKYNKVIDLWSKANDEVSKAMMANLSKEPVVDRDGNTVEQESFNSMYMMADSGARGSAAQIRQLAGMRGLMAKPDGSIIETPITANFREGLSVLQYFISTHGARKGLADTALKTANSGYLTRRLVDVAQDLVVTAIDCGTEHGLLMTPHIEGGDVVEPLGERVLGRVIARDVFKPGTEDVIVPAGTLVDEQWVEFIELNSIDEVIVRSPISCETRYGICAKCYGRDLARGHQINIGEAVGVIAAQSIGEPGTQLTMRTFHIGGAASRTSAADSVQVKNGGAIRLHNLKHVERLDGNLVAVSRSGELAIADEFGRERERYKLPYGAVISVKEGDKVDAGAIVAKWDPHTHPIVTEMKGTVTYVGMEEGITIKRQTDELTGLTNIEVLDPKDRPAAGKDIRPAVKMVGEDGKDLLLPGTDVPAQYFLPANALVGVANGAQVGVGDVIARIPQETSKTRDITGGLPRVADLFEARRPKEASILAEISGTISFGKETKGKRRLVITPTDGSDPYEELIPKWRHLNVFEGEQVNKGEVISDGPSDPHDILRLLGVSALAKYIVNEIQDVYRLQGVKINDKHIETILRQMLRKVEVAESGDSTFIKGDQMELTAVLGENERLAADDKFIAKYNRVLLGITKASLSTESFISAASFQETTRVLTEAAVTGKRDYLRGLKENVVVGRLIPAGTGLAYHAERKRKREADKPVRVSASEVEAALTEALNFSSN from the coding sequence TTGAAAGACCTACTGAATTTGCTGAAAAACCAGGGTCAAGTCGAAGAGTTCGACGCAATCCGTATTGCGTTGGCGTCGCCTGAGATGATCCGTTCGTGGTCGTTCGGTGAAGTTAAAAAGCCGGAAACCATCAACTACCGTACGTTCAAGCCTGAGCGTGACGGCCTGTTCTGCGCCAAGATCTTTGGCCCGGTAAAGGATTACGAGTGCCTGTGCGGTAAGTACAAGCGCTTGAAGCATCGCGGCGTGATCTGCGAGAAGTGCGGCGTTGAAGTGGCCCTGGCCAAGGTTCGTCGTGAGCGCATGGCGCACATCGAACTGGCTTCGCCAGTGGCGCACATCTGGTTCCTCAAGTCGCTGCCGAGCCGTATCGGTTTGCTGATGGACATGACCCTGCGTGATATCGAGCGCGTGCTCTATTTCGAGAGCTACGTGGTTATCGATCCAGGCATGACCACCCTTGAAAAAGGCCAGCTGCTGAACGACGAGCAGTACTTCGAAGCCCTCGAAGAGTTCGGTGATGACTTCGACGCCCGCATGGGTGCTGAAGCCGTTCGCGAACTGCTGCACGCGATCGACCTGGAGCACGAGATTGGCCGTTTGCGCGAAGAAATTCCGCAAACCAACTCGGAAACCAAGATCAAGAAGCTGTCCAAGCGCCTGAAGCTGATGGAAGCGTTCCTCGGTTCGGGCAACCTGCCTGAGTGGATGGTGTTGACCGTTCTGCCGGTTCTGCCGCCAGACCTGCGTCCGTTGGTGCCGCTGGACGGTGGCCGCTTCGCGACCTCGGATCTGAACGATCTGTATCGCCGCGTAATCAACCGTAACAACCGCCTCAAGCGCCTGCTCGACCTGTCCGCGCCGGACATCATCGTGCGCAACGAAAAGCGCATGCTGCAGGAAGCAGTCGACGCCCTGCTCGACAACGGTCGTCGCGGTCGCGCCATTACCGGTTCGAACAAGCGTCCATTGAAATCCTTGGCTGACATGATCAAGGGTAAGCAAGGTCGTTTCCGTCAGAACTTGCTCGGTAAGCGCGTGGACTACTCCGGTCGTTCGGTAATTACCGTGGGCCCAACCCTGCGTCTGCACCAGTGCGGCCTGCCGAAGAAAATGGCTCTCGAGCTGTTCAAACCGTTCATTTTTGGCAAGCTGGAAATGCGTGGTCTCGCCACCACCATCAAAGCTGCGAAGAAGATGGTTGAGCGTGAGCTGCCAGAGGTTTGGGACGTTCTCGCCGAAGTGATTCGCGAACACCCAGTGCTGCTTAACCGTGCACCAACCCTGCACCGTCTGGGCATCCAGGCGTTTGAGCCGGTGCTGATCGAAGGTAAAGCGATTCAGCTGCACCCGCTGGTCTGCGCCGCGTACAACGCCGACTTCGACGGTGACCAGATGGCCGTACACGTACCGCTGACGCTGGAAGCCCAGCTGGAAGCGCGCGCGTTGATGATGTCGACCAACAACATCCTGTCGCCAGCCAACGGTGAGCCAATCATCGTGCCGTCGCAGGACGTTGTACTGGGTCTGTACTACATGACCCGTGAAGCGATCAACGCCAAAGGCGAGGGTCGTGTGTTCGCTGATCTGCAGGAAGTTGACCGCGTATTCCGTGGCGGCGAAGCCTCGCTGCATGCTCGCGTTAAAGTGCGCATCAATGAAGTGATCAAAGATCGCGACGGCAGCATCACCAAGAACACCCGTATCGTCGACACCACTGTCGGCCGTGCGTTGCTGTTCCAAATCGTGCCGGCTGGCCTGTCGTATGACGTGGTCAACCACCCGATGAAGAAGAAGGCGATCTCCAAGCTGATCAACCAGTGCTACCGCACCGTTGGCTTGAAAGACACCGTGATCTTCGCTGATCAGCTGATGTACACCGGCTTTGCCTACTCGACTATCTCTGGTGTGTCGATTGGTGTGAATGACTTCGTTATCCCGGATGAGAAGGCGCGCATCATTGACGCCGCCACCGAGGAAGTTAAAGAGATCGAATCGCAGTACGCCTCCGGCCTGGTAACCCAGGGCGAGAAGTACAACAAAGTGATCGACCTTTGGTCCAAGGCCAACGACGAAGTCTCCAAGGCGATGATGGCCAACCTCTCGAAAGAGCCGGTAGTCGATCGCGACGGCAACACCGTTGAGCAAGAGTCGTTCAACTCGATGTACATGATGGCCGACTCCGGTGCGCGGGGTTCTGCTGCGCAGATCCGTCAGCTCGCCGGTATGCGTGGTCTGATGGCCAAGCCAGACGGCTCGATCATCGAAACGCCGATCACCGCGAACTTCCGCGAGGGTCTGTCGGTTCTGCAGTACTTCATCTCCACGCACGGTGCGCGTAAAGGTCTTGCGGATACCGCGTTGAAAACTGCTAACTCCGGTTACCTGACCCGTCGTCTGGTAGACGTTGCGCAGGATCTGGTGGTTACCGCGATCGATTGCGGCACCGAGCACGGTCTGCTGATGACGCCGCACATTGAAGGTGGCGACGTGGTAGAGCCGCTGGGTGAGCGCGTTCTGGGTCGAGTGATCGCCCGTGACGTATTCAAGCCAGGCACCGAAGACGTCATCGTGCCAGCTGGCACCTTGGTCGACGAGCAGTGGGTTGAGTTCATCGAGCTGAACAGCATCGACGAAGTTATCGTGCGTTCGCCGATCAGCTGTGAAACGCGCTACGGCATCTGCGCCAAGTGCTACGGTCGCGACCTGGCTCGTGGTCACCAGATCAACATCGGTGAAGCAGTCGGTGTTATCGCTGCTCAGTCGATCGGTGAGCCGGGTACCCAGCTGACCATGCGTACGTTCCACATCGGTGGTGCGGCTAGCCGGACCTCGGCGGCTGACAGCGTACAAGTTAAAAACGGTGGTGCGATTCGTCTGCACAACTTGAAGCACGTTGAGCGTCTCGACGGCAACCTGGTGGCGGTTTCCCGCTCCGGCGAGCTGGCGATTGCTGACGAGTTCGGTCGTGAGCGCGAGCGCTACAAGCTGCCGTACGGTGCTGTTATCTCCGTGAAGGAAGGTGACAAGGTTGACGCTGGCGCCATCGTCGCCAAGTGGGATCCGCACACCCACCCGATCGTTACCGAAATGAAAGGTACCGTGACCTACGTGGGCATGGAAGAAGGCATCACCATCAAGCGTCAGACCGACGAATTGACCGGTTTGACCAACATCGAAGTCCTCGATCCGAAAGATCGTCCGGCTGCCGGCAAGGACATTCGTCCTGCGGTGAAGATGGTTGGTGAAGATGGCAAAGATTTGCTGCTGCCAGGTACCGACGTACCGGCTCAGTACTTCCTGCCGGCTAACGCCCTGGTGGGTGTGGCAAACGGTGCTCAGGTGGGCGTGGGTGATGTAATCGCTCGTATCCCGCAAGAGACTTCCAAGACCCGTGACATCACCGGTGGTCTGCCGCGCGTTGCTGACTTGTTCGAAGCTCGTCGCCCGAAAGAAGCGTCGATCCTCGCGGAAATCAGCGGCACCATTTCGTTCGGTAAAGAAACCAAAGGCAAGCGCCGTCTGGTTATTACGCCGACCGATGGCAGCGATCCATACGAAGAGCTGATTCCGAAGTGGCGTCACCTGAACGTGTTCGAAGGTGAACAGGTCAACAAGGGTGAAGTTATCTCCGACGGTCCGAGCGACCCGCACGATATCCTGCGTTTGCTGGGTGTCAGCGCGCTGGCCAAGTACATCGTCAACGAGATTCAGGACGTGTACCGCTTGCAGGGCGTGAAGATCAACGACAAGCACATCGAAACCATCCTGCGCCAGATGCTGCGCAAGGTTGAAGTGGCTGAGTCGGGCGATTCCACCTTCATCAAGGGTGACCAGATGGAGTTGACCGCGGTGCTGGGTGAAAACGAGCGTCTGGCAGCAGACGATAAGTTCATCGCCAAGTACAACCGCG
- the rpoB gene encoding DNA-directed RNA polymerase subunit beta → MAYSYTEKKRIRKDFSKLPDVMDVPYLLAIQLDSYREFLQAGASKDQFRDIGLHAAFKSVFPIISYSGNAALEYVGYRLGEPAFDVKECTLRGVTYAVPLRVKVRLIIFDKESSNKAIKDIKEQEVYMGEIPLMTENGTFVINGTERVIVSQLHRSPGVFFDHDRGKTHSSGKLLYSARIIPYRGSWLDFEFDPKDAVFVRIDRRRKLPASVLLRALGYSTEEVLDAFYSTNVFHVKGETLNLELVPQRLRGEIAVLDILDDKGKVIVEQGRRITARHINQLDKAGIKELEVPIDYLIGRTSAKAIVHPATGEIIAECNTELNVEILANVVKAQVVRIETLYTNDIDCGPFISDTLKIDSTTNQLEALVEIYRMMRPGEPPTKDAAETLFNNLFFSPERYDLSAVGRMKFNRRIGRTEIEGSGVLSKEDIVEVLKTLVDIRNGKGIVDDIDHLGNRRVRCVGEMAENQFRVGLVRVERAVKERLSMAESEGLMPQDLINAKPVAAAVKEFFGSSQLSQFMDQNNPLSEITHKRRVSALGPGGLTRERAGFEVRDVHPTHYGRVCPIETPEGPNIGLINSLAAYARTNQYGFLESPYRVVKDTLVTDEIVFLSAIEEADHVIAQASATMNDKGQLVDELVAVRHLNEFTVKAPEDVTLMDVSPKQVVSVAASLIPFLEHDDANRALMGSNMQRQAVPTLRADKPLVGTGMERNVARDSGVCVVARRGGVIDSVDASRVVVRVNDDEVETGEAGVDIYNLTKYTRSNQNTCINQRPLVSKGDKVERSDILADGPSTDMGELALGQNMRVAFMPWNGYNFEDSICLSERVVQEDRFTTIHIQELTCVARDTKLGSEEITSDIPNVGESALNKLDEAGIVYVGAEVGPGDILVGKVTPKGETQLTPEEKLLRAIFGEKASDVKDTSLRVPTGTKGTVIDVQVFTRDGVERDARALSIEKSQLDEIRKDLNEEFRIVEGATFERLRSALVGKKAEGGAGLKKGAEVTDEFLDGLERGQWFKLRMSDDALNEQLEKAQAYISDRRQLLDDKFEDKKRKLQQGDDLAPGVLKIVKVYLAIRRRIQPGDKMAGRHGNKGVVSVIMPVEDMPHDVNGTPVDIVLNPLGVPSRMNVGQILETHLGLAAKGLGEKINRMLEEQRKVAELRKFMQQIYNEIGGRQESLDELSDQEILKLAHNLKGGVPMATPVFDGAKETEIKAMLKLADLPESGQMQLVDGRTGNLFERPTTVGYMYMLKLNHLVDDKMHARSTGSYSLVTQQPLGGKAQFGGQRFGEMEVWALEAYGAAYTLQEMLTVKSDDVNGRTKMYKNIVDGDHRMEPGMPESFNVLIKEIRSLGIDIDLETE, encoded by the coding sequence ATGGCTTACTCATATACTGAGAAAAAACGTATCCGCAAGGACTTTAGCAAGTTGCCGGATGTCATGGATGTGCCTTATCTCCTGGCCATCCAGCTGGATTCGTATCGCGAATTCCTGCAGGCAGGGGCGAGCAAGGACCAGTTCCGCGACATTGGCCTGCATGCGGCCTTCAAGTCTGTTTTCCCGATCATCAGCTATTCCGGCAATGCTGCTCTGGAGTATGTCGGTTATCGCCTGGGCGAGCCGGCTTTTGATGTCAAGGAATGTACGCTGCGTGGCGTAACCTATGCCGTGCCGTTGCGAGTCAAAGTCCGTCTGATCATTTTCGACAAGGAATCGTCGAACAAAGCGATCAAGGACATCAAGGAACAAGAAGTGTACATGGGCGAAATTCCGCTCATGACCGAGAACGGTACCTTCGTAATCAACGGTACCGAGCGCGTTATCGTTTCCCAGTTGCACCGTTCCCCTGGCGTGTTCTTTGACCACGACCGTGGCAAGACGCACAGCTCGGGCAAGCTGCTGTACTCGGCACGGATTATTCCTTACCGCGGTTCCTGGTTGGACTTCGAGTTCGACCCGAAAGACGCCGTGTTCGTGCGTATTGACCGTCGTCGCAAGCTGCCGGCTTCCGTGCTGCTGCGCGCACTGGGTTACAGCACTGAAGAAGTGCTGGACGCGTTCTATTCGACCAACGTATTCCATGTGAAGGGCGAAACCCTTAACCTGGAATTGGTGCCGCAGCGCCTGCGTGGTGAGATTGCCGTCCTCGATATCCTGGACGACAAGGGTAAGGTCATCGTTGAGCAGGGTCGCCGGATTACCGCGCGCCACATTAACCAGCTGGATAAGGCTGGTATTAAAGAGCTGGAAGTACCGATTGATTACCTGATCGGTCGTACCTCAGCCAAGGCCATCGTGCACCCGGCTACCGGCGAAATCATCGCTGAGTGCAACACCGAGCTGAACGTCGAAATCCTGGCCAATGTGGTCAAGGCTCAGGTTGTACGCATCGAGACGCTGTACACCAACGACATCGATTGCGGTCCGTTCATCTCCGATACCTTGAAGATCGACAGCACCACCAATCAGCTGGAAGCGCTGGTTGAGATCTATCGCATGATGCGTCCTGGCGAGCCACCAACCAAGGATGCTGCCGAGACCCTGTTCAACAACCTGTTCTTCAGCCCAGAGCGTTACGATCTGTCGGCTGTAGGTCGGATGAAGTTCAACCGTCGTATCGGTCGTACCGAGATCGAAGGTTCGGGCGTGCTGAGCAAGGAAGATATCGTTGAGGTGTTGAAGACCCTCGTTGATATCCGTAACGGCAAAGGCATCGTCGACGACATCGACCACCTGGGTAACCGTCGTGTTCGCTGCGTAGGCGAAATGGCCGAGAACCAGTTCCGCGTTGGCCTGGTGCGTGTAGAGCGTGCGGTCAAAGAGCGTCTGTCGATGGCTGAAAGCGAAGGCTTGATGCCGCAGGACCTGATCAACGCCAAGCCGGTTGCCGCTGCCGTTAAAGAGTTCTTCGGTTCCAGCCAGCTCTCGCAGTTTATGGACCAGAACAACCCACTCTCGGAGATCACCCACAAGCGCCGTGTTTCGGCTCTTGGTCCGGGCGGTTTGACCCGTGAGCGTGCAGGCTTCGAAGTCCGGGACGTACACCCGACCCATTACGGCCGTGTGTGCCCGATCGAAACGCCGGAAGGTCCGAACATTGGTCTGATCAACTCGTTGGCAGCCTATGCGCGCACCAACCAGTACGGCTTCCTCGAGAGCCCGTACCGTGTGGTGAAAGACACCCTGGTGACTGACGAAATCGTCTTCCTGTCCGCCATTGAAGAGGCCGATCACGTGATCGCCCAGGCTTCGGCGACCATGAACGACAAAGGCCAGCTGGTTGATGAGTTGGTGGCGGTACGTCACCTTAACGAATTCACCGTTAAAGCGCCTGAAGACGTCACCTTGATGGACGTGTCGCCTAAGCAGGTAGTGTCGGTTGCTGCTTCGTTGATTCCGTTCCTCGAGCACGACGACGCCAACCGTGCGTTGATGGGTTCGAACATGCAGCGCCAGGCTGTACCGACTCTGCGCGCTGACAAGCCGCTGGTAGGTACCGGTATGGAGCGCAACGTGGCGCGTGACTCCGGCGTTTGCGTCGTGGCACGTCGTGGCGGTGTGATTGATTCGGTGGATGCCAGCCGTGTTGTAGTTCGCGTCAATGACGACGAAGTTGAAACTGGCGAAGCCGGTGTCGACATCTACAACCTGACTAAGTACACCCGCTCCAACCAGAACACCTGCATCAACCAGCGTCCGCTGGTGAGCAAAGGTGACAAGGTTGAGCGCAGCGACATCCTGGCCGACGGCCCGTCCACCGATATGGGTGAGCTGGCGCTTGGGCAGAACATGCGCGTCGCGTTCATGCCGTGGAACGGTTACAACTTCGAAGACTCCATCTGCCTCTCCGAGCGCGTGGTGCAAGAAGATCGTTTCACCACTATCCACATTCAGGAACTGACCTGTGTGGCGCGTGACACCAAGCTCGGCTCGGAAGAAATCACTTCCGACATCCCGAACGTCGGTGAGTCTGCGCTGAATAAGCTGGACGAAGCAGGCATCGTGTATGTCGGTGCTGAAGTCGGTCCTGGCGACATTCTGGTCGGTAAAGTGACGCCGAAGGGCGAAACCCAGCTGACCCCAGAAGAGAAGCTGCTGCGTGCGATCTTCGGTGAGAAGGCGTCTGACGTTAAAGACACCTCCCTGCGTGTGCCGACTGGCACCAAAGGTACCGTTATCGACGTGCAGGTCTTCACTCGCGATGGCGTTGAGCGTGATGCGCGTGCCCTGTCGATCGAGAAGAGCCAGCTCGACGAGATCCGTAAGGACCTCAACGAAGAGTTCCGTATCGTTGAAGGTGCAACCTTCGAGCGTCTGCGTTCTGCTCTGGTTGGCAAGAAGGCCGAAGGCGGCGCTGGCCTGAAGAAGGGCGCAGAAGTCACCGACGAGTTCCTCGACGGCCTCGAGCGTGGCCAGTGGTTCAAGCTGCGTATGTCTGACGATGCGCTGAATGAGCAGCTGGAAAAGGCCCAGGCTTATATCTCCGACCGCCGTCAGTTGCTCGACGACAAGTTCGAAGACAAGAAGCGCAAGCTGCAGCAGGGCGATGACCTGGCTCCAGGCGTACTGAAGATCGTCAAGGTTTACCTGGCTATCCGCCGTCGCATCCAGCCGGGTGACAAGATGGCCGGTCGTCACGGTAACAAGGGTGTGGTCTCGGTGATCATGCCGGTTGAAGACATGCCGCACGACGTCAACGGTACGCCGGTCGACATCGTTCTCAACCCGCTGGGTGTTCCATCGCGTATGAACGTTGGGCAGATCCTCGAAACTCACCTGGGCCTCGCGGCTAAAGGGCTGGGCGAGAAGATCAACCGCATGCTCGAAGAGCAGCGCAAGGTCGCCGAGCTGCGTAAGTTCATGCAGCAGATCTACAACGAGATCGGTGGTCGTCAGGAAAGCCTGGATGAGCTGAGCGATCAGGAAATCCTCAAGCTGGCGCACAACCTCAAGGGCGGCGTGCCAATGGCTACCCCGGTGTTCGACGGTGCCAAGGAAACTGAGATCAAGGCCATGCTCAAGCTGGCAGATCTGCCTGAGAGCGGTCAGATGCAGCTGGTTGACGGTCGTACCGGCAACCTGTTCGAGCGTCCGACTACCGTTGGCTACATGTACATGCTGAAACTGAACCACCTGGTGGACGACAAGATGCACGCGCGTTCCACGGGTTCCTACAGCCTGGTTACCCAGCAGCCGCTGGGTGGTAAGGCGCAGTTCGGTGGTCAGCGCTTCGGGGAGATGGAGGTCTGGGCACTGGAAGCCTATGGCGCCGCCTACACCCTGCAGGAAATGCTGACCGTGAAGTCGGACGACGTGAACGGCCGTACCAAGATGTACAAAAACATCGTGGACGGTGATCACCGTATGGAGCCGGGCATGCCCGAGTCCTTCAACGTACTGATCAAAGAGATCCGTTCGCTGGGTATCGACATCGATCTGGAAACCGAATAA
- the rplL gene encoding 50S ribosomal protein L7/L12 has protein sequence MSLTNEQIIEAIGQKTVLEVVELIKAMEETFGVTAAVAAAGPAAAAAVVEEQTEFNVMLLEAGEKKVNVIKAVRELTGLGLKEAKAVVDGAPAMVLEAVAKEAADKAKAALEEAGAKVELK, from the coding sequence ATGTCTCTGACTAACGAGCAAATCATCGAAGCAATCGGCCAGAAAACTGTTCTGGAAGTTGTTGAACTGATCAAAGCAATGGAAGAAACCTTCGGCGTTACCGCTGCTGTTGCCGCTGCTGGCCCAGCTGCTGCCGCTGCTGTTGTTGAAGAGCAAACCGAATTCAACGTGATGTTGCTTGAAGCCGGCGAGAAGAAAGTAAACGTGATTAAGGCAGTTCGTGAACTGACCGGTCTGGGCCTGAAAGAAGCCAAGGCTGTAGTTGACGGCGCTCCTGCCATGGTTCTGGAAGCTGTTGCGAAAGAAGCAGCTGACAAAGCCAAAGCTGCTTTGGAAGAAGCTGGCGCTAAAGTCGAGCTTAAGTAA
- the rplJ gene encoding 50S ribosomal protein L10 yields MAIKLEDKKAIVAEVNEAAKVALSAVVVDARGVTVGAMTGLRKEAREAGVYVRVVRNTLLKRAVEGTDYAVLNDVFKGPTLIAFSKEHPGAAARIFKEFAKGQDKFEIKAAAFEGKFLAANEIDVLASLPTRDEAIAKLMSVIQGATSKLARTLAAIRDQKEAAAA; encoded by the coding sequence GTGGCAATTAAACTCGAAGACAAGAAGGCCATCGTCGCTGAAGTCAACGAGGCTGCCAAAGTCGCTCTGTCCGCTGTCGTGGTTGATGCACGCGGTGTGACTGTAGGCGCTATGACCGGACTCCGTAAAGAGGCCCGCGAGGCTGGTGTATACGTGCGCGTTGTACGTAATACCCTGCTCAAGCGCGCTGTTGAAGGCACAGATTATGCTGTCCTCAACGACGTGTTCAAAGGCCCGACCCTGATTGCATTCTCCAAGGAACATCCGGGCGCTGCTGCTCGTATTTTCAAAGAGTTCGCCAAGGGTCAGGATAAGTTCGAGATCAAGGCAGCTGCGTTCGAGGGCAAGTTCCTCGCAGCAAACGAGATCGACGTGTTGGCTTCGCTGCCGACTCGCGACGAAGCTATTGCGAAGCTGATGAGCGTGATCCAAGGCGCTACCAGCAAGCTGGCTCGTACTCTGGCGGCCATTCGCGACCAGAAAGAAGCTGCTGCTGCCTAA
- the rplA gene encoding 50S ribosomal protein L1, whose protein sequence is MAKLTKRQKAIAEKVEAGKAYNFVEAAALLAELSAVKFSESVDIAVNLGVDPRKSDQVVRGATVLPNGSGKSVRVAVFTQGPAAEAALAAGADRVGMDDLAAEMKGGDLNYDVVIASPDAMRVVGQLGQVLGPRGLMPNPKVGTVTPDVATAVKNAKAGQVRFRTDKNGIIHGSVGKVGFDAEKLKQNVEALISDLKRLKPSTSKGIYVKRVTLSTTMGPGLIIDQGSLDA, encoded by the coding sequence ATGGCTAAGTTGACCAAGCGTCAAAAGGCAATCGCTGAGAAGGTTGAAGCTGGTAAGGCATACAACTTCGTTGAAGCGGCCGCCCTGCTGGCTGAGCTGTCGGCAGTCAAGTTCTCTGAGTCCGTAGATATCGCTGTTAACCTTGGTGTTGATCCGCGTAAGTCTGACCAAGTTGTGCGTGGCGCTACCGTGCTGCCGAATGGTTCGGGCAAAAGCGTTCGTGTTGCTGTGTTCACTCAGGGCCCGGCTGCTGAAGCCGCTCTGGCTGCCGGCGCTGATCGCGTAGGTATGGACGATCTGGCTGCTGAAATGAAAGGCGGCGACCTGAACTATGACGTGGTTATTGCTTCCCCGGATGCGATGCGCGTTGTTGGTCAGTTGGGTCAAGTGCTCGGTCCACGTGGCCTGATGCCTAACCCGAAAGTCGGTACCGTTACTCCTGACGTTGCTACTGCTGTGAAGAATGCCAAGGCAGGTCAAGTGCGTTTCCGTACTGACAAGAACGGCATTATCCACGGTTCCGTTGGCAAGGTCGGCTTCGACGCTGAGAAGCTGAAGCAGAACGTTGAAGCGCTGATTTCGGACCTTAAGCGTCTGAAGCCATCGACTTCGAAAGGTATCTACGTCAAGCGCGTAACCCTGAGCACCACCATGGGTCCAGGTCTGATCATTGATCAAGGCTCGCTCGACGCGTAA
- the rplK gene encoding 50S ribosomal protein L11, with amino-acid sequence MAKKITAYIKLQVKAAQANPSPPVGPALGQHGVNIMEFCKAFNARTQGLEPGLPTPVIITVYSDRSFTFETKSTPAAVLLKKAAGLTAGSARPNTVKVGTVTRAQLEEIAKTKQADLTAADMDAAVRTIAGSARSMGLNVEGV; translated from the coding sequence ATGGCTAAGAAAATCACGGCTTATATCAAGCTGCAAGTAAAGGCTGCACAAGCCAACCCGTCGCCACCTGTCGGTCCAGCTCTGGGTCAGCATGGCGTGAACATCATGGAATTCTGCAAGGCGTTCAACGCCCGTACCCAGGGCCTTGAGCCGGGTCTGCCGACTCCAGTGATCATCACTGTCTATAGCGACCGTAGCTTCACCTTTGAAACCAAAAGCACGCCTGCTGCGGTTCTGTTGAAGAAGGCTGCTGGTCTGACCGCCGGTTCGGCTCGTCCGAACACCGTCAAGGTCGGCACCGTAACTCGTGCTCAGCTGGAAGAGATCGCCAAGACTAAACAGGCTGATCTGACTGCTGCTGATATGGACGCTGCTGTGCGTACTATCGCCGGCTCCGCTCGTAGCATGGGCCTCAACGTGGAGGGTGTGTAA
- the nusG gene encoding transcription termination/antitermination protein NusG, protein MAKRWYVVHAYSGYEKHVMRSLLERVKLAGMEDVFGEILVPTEEVVEMRNGQKRKSERKFFPGYVLVQMEMSEATWHLIKNTPRVMGFIGGTADKPAPITEKEADAILRRVADSGDKPKPKTLFEPGEMVRVTDGPFADFSGVVEEVNYEKSRIQVAVTIFGRSTPVELEFSQVEKA, encoded by the coding sequence GTGGCTAAGCGTTGGTATGTAGTGCATGCTTACTCGGGTTACGAGAAGCATGTTATGCGTTCGTTGCTCGAGCGCGTAAAGCTCGCCGGTATGGAAGATGTGTTTGGCGAAATCCTTGTGCCTACCGAAGAAGTGGTAGAGATGCGCAATGGTCAGAAGCGCAAAAGTGAGCGCAAGTTCTTTCCTGGTTACGTGTTAGTCCAGATGGAAATGAGCGAGGCGACTTGGCACTTGATCAAGAACACCCCGCGCGTCATGGGCTTCATTGGTGGTACTGCTGACAAGCCGGCGCCGATCACTGAAAAAGAAGCGGATGCGATTCTGCGTCGAGTTGCTGACAGTGGTGATAAGCCGAAGCCGAAAACACTGTTTGAGCCGGGTGAGATGGTGCGCGTGACTGATGGTCCGTTTGCCGATTTCAGCGGTGTTGTAGAAGAAGTTAACTACGAAAAGAGCCGCATCCAGGTGGCAGTGACTATTTTTGGTCGCTCTACACCGGTCGAGCTGGAGTTCAGTCAAGTCGAAAAGGCATAA